From Alphaproteobacteria bacterium, the proteins below share one genomic window:
- a CDS encoding SDR family NAD(P)-dependent oxidoreductase codes for MDVKGQAVIVTGGASGLGGATASALAASGAKVAIFDVQDELGKAKAAELGGLYVKCNVADAANVEAAVAEVVAKLGTPRVAVNCAGIGRAARTISKTGPHALDMFAQVINVNLIGTFNVIRVAAWAMSQAEPMDDGERGVIVNTASVAAFDGQIGQAAYSASKGGVVGMTLPIARDLASVGVRVCTIAPGLFLTPMMMGLSAEAQKSLGAQVPFPSRLGDPKEYAQLATHIVANRMLNGEVIRLDGAIRMAPR; via the coding sequence ATGGACGTCAAGGGTCAGGCCGTCATCGTCACCGGCGGCGCATCGGGACTGGGCGGCGCCACCGCCAGCGCGCTGGCCGCATCGGGCGCCAAGGTCGCGATCTTCGACGTGCAGGACGAGCTGGGCAAGGCCAAGGCGGCCGAGCTGGGCGGGCTGTACGTGAAGTGCAACGTCGCCGACGCGGCCAATGTCGAGGCCGCCGTCGCCGAGGTGGTCGCCAAGCTGGGCACGCCGCGCGTGGCGGTGAACTGCGCCGGCATCGGCCGCGCCGCGCGCACCATCTCGAAGACCGGCCCGCACGCGCTCGACATGTTCGCGCAGGTCATCAACGTCAACCTGATCGGCACCTTCAACGTCATCCGCGTCGCCGCCTGGGCGATGTCGCAGGCCGAGCCGATGGACGACGGCGAGCGCGGCGTGATCGTCAACACCGCCTCGGTCGCCGCCTTCGACGGCCAGATCGGCCAGGCCGCCTACTCCGCGTCGAAGGGCGGCGTCGTCGGCATGACCCTGCCGATCGCGCGCGATCTCGCCTCCGTCGGCGTGCGCGTCTGCACCATCGCGCCCGGCCTGTTCCTGACGCCGATGATGATGGGCCTGTCGGCCGAGGCGCAGAAGAGCCTGGGCGCGCAGGTGCCGTTCCCCTCGCGCCTGGGCGATCCCAAGGAGTATGCGCAGCTGGCCACGCACATCGTCGCCAACCGCATGCTCAACGGCGAGGTGATTCGCCTCGACGGCGCCATCCGCATGGCGCCGCGTTAA
- a CDS encoding PAS domain S-box protein, with translation MIDERRRVEALRAYRILDTDREPVFDDVVERACELFGAPIALVAFIDAQRLWIKASRGISFTELARGTSICEHVLEQPGPLLVGDLSRDERFAGNPLVSGAPQLRFYAGAPIISAEGHYVGVVCVMDATTRETIEVAAVTGLGALARLCRNELEHRREMRILAASESRLRDLAMVSTDWFWETDAEHRFVDVERDGTHRYPSPDSVVGKTRWELANADLAHPYWQAHLAILARRAEFRHFEYRLPHADGTLHWIRVSGQPVFEDGVFRGYRGGGTDITAQRDIEERLRDLASLSTDWTWETDSEHRFVRLDMLMPTAPFDFNYISGVTRWQIAGADTSTEPWRSHIAQLNAREEFRDFEYEMARPDGARMTVRISGRPIFEGGVFRGYRGAARDITAQRRAEEKLSERETAFATLFRRHPQPMWIHEPGTLRFLDVNDAMCTTYGYTREELARLTAQELRVPEQRASLAELVASIPRDAGYQAERQHITKDGRRIDVIVNVAPTEFDGRPARFVMVRDVTQQRAAETRAAEAERTLRQNQQIEALAKLAGGMAHEFNNLLTVIISANEMLSDGLPEGGEERQLAGMALEAAQRGAQLADSLMTISRRQDLSVLRIDVGAVVRRMDEPLRRLLGGAIALESDIATAPLLCELDEGQLEAAIGNLASNARDAMREGGIVRLRALPREVTQAEALADARLQPGSWVVVSMQDSGLGMAPAVAAKAFEPYFTTKPVGQGMGLGLSMVHGFVHQSGGFATIDSRVGSGTTVSLFFPAVRTRRDFAST, from the coding sequence GTGATCGACGAGCGTCGGCGGGTCGAGGCGTTGCGCGCCTATCGCATCCTCGACACGGATCGCGAGCCGGTCTTCGACGATGTCGTCGAGCGCGCCTGCGAGTTGTTCGGTGCGCCGATTGCGCTGGTCGCCTTCATCGATGCGCAGCGTCTGTGGATCAAGGCAAGCCGCGGCATCTCGTTCACCGAACTGGCGCGCGGCACCAGCATCTGCGAGCACGTCCTGGAGCAGCCCGGCCCCCTGCTGGTCGGCGACCTGTCGCGCGACGAGCGCTTCGCCGGCAATCCGCTGGTGAGTGGCGCACCGCAACTGCGCTTCTACGCCGGCGCTCCGATCATCTCGGCCGAGGGCCACTATGTCGGCGTCGTCTGCGTCATGGACGCGACGACGCGAGAGACAATCGAGGTCGCCGCGGTCACCGGGCTCGGCGCCCTGGCTCGGCTTTGCCGCAACGAGCTTGAGCATCGCCGTGAGATGCGAATCCTGGCCGCCTCCGAATCGCGGCTGCGCGACCTGGCGATGGTCTCGACCGACTGGTTCTGGGAAACAGACGCGGAGCACCGTTTCGTCGACGTCGAGCGGGATGGAACGCACCGCTATCCGTCGCCCGACAGCGTCGTCGGCAAGACGCGCTGGGAGCTGGCCAACGCCGACCTCGCGCATCCCTACTGGCAGGCGCACCTGGCGATCCTGGCGCGGCGCGCCGAGTTCCGTCACTTCGAATACCGGTTGCCACACGCCGACGGCACGCTGCACTGGATCCGCGTCAGCGGCCAGCCGGTGTTCGAGGACGGCGTCTTTCGCGGGTATCGCGGCGGCGGCACCGACATCACGGCGCAGCGCGACATCGAGGAGCGGTTGCGCGATCTCGCCAGCCTGTCGACCGACTGGACATGGGAGACCGATTCCGAGCACCGCTTCGTGCGTCTCGACATGCTGATGCCGACGGCGCCGTTCGACTTCAACTACATCTCGGGCGTCACCCGCTGGCAGATCGCAGGCGCGGACACCAGCACGGAGCCGTGGCGCAGCCATATCGCCCAGCTCAACGCGCGCGAGGAATTCCGCGACTTCGAGTACGAGATGGCCCGCCCGGACGGCGCGCGGATGACCGTGCGCATCAGCGGCCGGCCGATCTTCGAGGGTGGCGTCTTCCGCGGCTATCGCGGCGCGGCGCGAGACATCACGGCGCAGCGGCGCGCCGAGGAGAAGCTCAGCGAGCGGGAGACCGCCTTCGCCACGCTGTTCCGCCGCCACCCTCAGCCGATGTGGATTCACGAGCCGGGCACGCTGCGCTTCCTCGACGTCAACGACGCGATGTGCACGACCTACGGCTACACCCGCGAGGAACTCGCCCGGCTGACCGCGCAGGAACTGCGCGTGCCCGAGCAGCGCGCGTCGCTGGCCGAGCTGGTGGCCAGCATTCCGCGCGACGCCGGCTACCAGGCCGAACGCCAGCACATCACCAAGGACGGCCGGCGCATCGACGTCATCGTCAACGTCGCGCCGACCGAGTTCGACGGCAGGCCGGCGCGTTTCGTCATGGTGCGCGACGTCACCCAGCAGCGCGCCGCCGAGACCCGCGCCGCCGAGGCCGAACGCACGCTCCGGCAGAACCAGCAGATCGAGGCGCTCGCCAAGCTGGCCGGCGGCATGGCGCACGAGTTCAACAACCTGCTGACCGTGATCATCTCGGCCAACGAGATGCTGAGCGACGGCCTGCCCGAGGGCGGCGAGGAGCGCCAGCTCGCGGGCATGGCGCTCGAGGCGGCGCAGCGCGGCGCGCAGCTCGCCGATTCGCTGATGACCATCTCGCGCCGCCAGGATCTCTCGGTGCTGCGCATCGACGTCGGCGCCGTGGTGCGCCGCATGGATGAGCCCCTGCGCCGCCTGCTGGGCGGCGCCATCGCGTTGGAGAGCGACATCGCCACCGCGCCGTTGCTGTGCGAGCTCGACGAGGGCCAGCTCGAGGCCGCGATCGGCAATCTCGCCAGCAACGCGCGCGACGCCATGCGCGAGGGCGGCATCGTGCGCCTGCGCGCCCTGCCGCGCGAGGTGACGCAGGCCGAGGCGCTGGCCGATGCCCGCCTGCAGCCGGGTTCGTGGGTCGTCGTGTCGATGCAGGACAGCGGTCTGGGCATGGCGCCGGCCGTGGCCGCCAAGGCGTTCGAGCCTTATTTCACCACCAAGCCGGTCGGCCAGGGTATGGGGCTGGGCCTGAGCATGGTGCACGGCTTCGTGCATCAGTCCGGCGGCTTCGCCACCATCGACAGCCGCGTCGGGTCGGGCACGACGGTGAGCCTGTTCTTCCCGGCGGTGCGTACGCGCCGCGACTTCGCCTCGACCTGA
- the rmuC gene encoding DNA recombination protein RmuC, translating into MPPLETLLPVVIAALVLGLAIGWLARSGQVRRHTDDAHSTRLQLAGAQTTAARVPELEQRLVDAERESDALLSEKSRLQTLAERLKPAEDELAFLRARVDALSSAKTKLEENQRNMEAAHAEKTAALTALREDIDARLKAMADAALGQSQSRLIELAEQLLKNHHASSEADLAKRQVAIDQLVKPVAETLEAYQKRLAELEQRNAQTYGALSAELKNVVAGQESVRGEAARLTQALRAAPKTRGRWGEQQLRRVMELAGMSEHVDFVLEHSVATESGRLRPDAIIRLPGGRSIVVDAKTSLSAYLEAIDAADEAVRDGKLVEHARQIRQHVALLAAKDYWSQFEDAPDFVAMFVPGENFYSAAAERDPDLFEFAISRRVLVCTPTTLVALAKAVAYGWGQVKANENAAEIARLGNELYGRLAVMAEPIVSLGKSLEGAAAHYNRFIGSMEGRVFPTARQIRQLSPGDSPRPLPDLKEIETAVRQPRTDGDLLPPVDPG; encoded by the coding sequence ATGCCCCCGCTCGAGACCCTTCTTCCCGTCGTCATCGCCGCGCTCGTCCTGGGCCTGGCGATCGGCTGGCTGGCGCGCAGCGGCCAGGTACGCCGCCATACCGACGATGCGCATTCCACCAGGCTGCAGCTCGCCGGGGCGCAGACGACGGCTGCGCGCGTGCCCGAGCTGGAGCAGCGGCTCGTCGATGCCGAACGCGAGAGCGATGCGCTGCTGTCCGAGAAGTCGCGGCTGCAGACCCTGGCCGAGCGGCTGAAGCCGGCGGAGGACGAGCTGGCCTTTCTGCGCGCCCGCGTCGATGCGCTGTCCTCGGCCAAGACCAAGCTGGAGGAGAACCAGCGCAACATGGAGGCCGCGCACGCCGAGAAGACCGCGGCGCTGACGGCGCTGCGCGAGGACATCGACGCGCGGCTCAAGGCGATGGCCGATGCCGCGCTCGGCCAGAGCCAGAGCAGGTTGATCGAGCTCGCCGAGCAGTTGCTGAAGAACCATCACGCGTCGAGCGAAGCCGACCTCGCCAAGCGGCAGGTGGCGATCGATCAGCTGGTCAAGCCGGTGGCCGAGACGCTGGAGGCGTACCAGAAGCGGCTGGCCGAGCTGGAGCAGCGCAACGCCCAGACCTATGGTGCGCTGTCGGCCGAGCTGAAGAACGTCGTCGCCGGTCAGGAATCGGTGCGCGGCGAGGCGGCGCGGCTCACGCAGGCGCTGCGCGCTGCGCCCAAGACGCGTGGCCGCTGGGGTGAGCAGCAACTGCGCCGGGTGATGGAGCTCGCCGGCATGAGCGAGCATGTCGACTTCGTGCTCGAGCACAGCGTCGCCACCGAGAGCGGCCGGCTGCGGCCCGACGCGATCATCCGCCTGCCCGGCGGGCGCAGCATCGTGGTCGACGCCAAGACCTCGCTGTCGGCCTATCTCGAGGCGATCGATGCGGCGGATGAAGCGGTGCGCGACGGCAAGCTGGTCGAGCACGCACGGCAGATCCGCCAGCACGTGGCACTGCTGGCGGCCAAGGACTACTGGTCGCAGTTCGAGGATGCGCCCGACTTCGTGGCGATGTTCGTGCCCGGCGAGAACTTCTACAGCGCCGCCGCCGAGCGCGACCCCGACCTGTTCGAGTTCGCCATCTCGCGCCGCGTGCTGGTGTGCACGCCGACGACCCTCGTGGCCCTGGCCAAGGCGGTAGCCTATGGCTGGGGCCAGGTGAAGGCCAACGAGAACGCTGCTGAGATCGCGCGGCTGGGCAACGAGCTTTACGGCCGCCTCGCGGTGATGGCCGAGCCGATCGTGTCGCTGGGCAAGAGCCTGGAGGGCGCCGCGGCGCACTACAACAGGTTCATCGGCAGCATGGAGGGGCGCGTCTTCCCGACGGCGCGGCAGATCCGCCAGCTCTCGCCGGGCGACAGCCCGCGGCCGTTGCCCGATCTCAAGGAGATCGAGACGGCCGTGCGTCAGCCGCGCACCGACGGCGATCTGTTGCCGCCGGTCGATCCCGGCTGA
- a CDS encoding gamma-glutamyltransferase has product MVAGRPDIAGTRHMASAGHYLASLAAFHVLEDGGNAIDAGVAAGLALGVVQSDLVNVAGVAPIMIRLGKTGEVVTISGLGWWPRALDPTLFQREHDGHVPRGILRQIIPAAPDAWLLALERYGTMSFGEVATSAIRLAEGFVMYPLMADYIETFRKDYAEWSANAAVYLPGGAPPKAGEVFVQRDLARTLRFMADEEHKASVTGGRIAGLKAARAAFYEGDIARAITRHHEENGGLLRMEDFAGYRSAIEAPVSLTFNQHTVYACGPWCQGPALLQALSLLDPDSLREMGHNSTAYLHSVTEALKLAFADRERFYGDPRFIDVPIERLLSAEYAAERRRMIRPDEAWQEMPPGGAVDGYPRPMASTGDPQLPLDTSYACVTDRWGNVFSATPSDVSNSSPMVPGLGIVPSSRGSQSWGDPKHPSAAAPGKRPRLTPNPAIAIGPNGEAIPFGTPGGDVQSQAMLQVFLNRTVFGMTLQESVEAPRLASFSFPDSFEPHTYLPGKLMLEARLAKSAMGPLRQLGHDVDEWQDGTWRAGAVCIIEADAKKGLHIGAADPRRACYAVGW; this is encoded by the coding sequence ATGGTCGCGGGCCGGCCCGACATCGCCGGCACGCGCCACATGGCGTCGGCCGGCCACTACCTCGCCTCGCTCGCCGCCTTCCATGTGCTGGAGGACGGCGGCAACGCGATCGACGCCGGCGTCGCCGCCGGCCTGGCGCTGGGCGTGGTGCAGAGCGACCTGGTGAACGTCGCCGGCGTCGCGCCGATCATGATCAGGCTGGGCAAGACCGGCGAGGTGGTGACGATCTCCGGGCTGGGCTGGTGGCCCAGAGCGCTCGACCCGACCTTGTTCCAGCGCGAGCACGACGGCCACGTGCCGCGCGGCATCCTGCGCCAGATCATTCCCGCCGCGCCCGACGCCTGGCTGCTGGCGCTGGAACGCTACGGCACGATGAGCTTCGGCGAGGTCGCGACCTCGGCGATCCGTCTCGCCGAGGGCTTCGTGATGTATCCGCTGATGGCCGACTACATCGAGACCTTCAGGAAGGACTATGCCGAGTGGTCGGCCAACGCCGCGGTCTACCTGCCCGGCGGCGCGCCGCCCAAGGCGGGCGAGGTGTTCGTGCAGCGCGATCTGGCGCGCACCCTGCGCTTCATGGCCGACGAGGAGCACAAAGCCTCGGTCACCGGCGGCCGCATCGCCGGGCTGAAGGCGGCGCGCGCGGCGTTCTACGAAGGCGACATCGCGCGCGCCATCACCAGGCACCACGAGGAGAATGGCGGCCTGCTGCGCATGGAGGATTTCGCCGGCTACCGCAGCGCCATCGAGGCGCCGGTGTCGCTGACGTTCAACCAGCACACGGTCTATGCCTGCGGACCGTGGTGCCAGGGCCCGGCGCTGCTGCAGGCGCTGTCGCTGCTCGATCCCGACTCGCTGAGGGAAATGGGCCACAACAGCACGGCCTACCTGCACAGCGTCACCGAGGCGCTGAAGCTCGCCTTCGCCGATCGCGAGCGCTTCTACGGCGATCCGCGCTTCATCGACGTGCCGATCGAGCGCCTGCTGTCGGCCGAGTATGCCGCCGAGCGCCGCCGCATGATCCGGCCCGACGAGGCGTGGCAGGAGATGCCGCCGGGTGGCGCGGTCGACGGCTATCCACGACCCATGGCGTCGACAGGCGATCCGCAGCTGCCGCTCGACACCAGCTATGCCTGCGTCACCGATCGCTGGGGCAACGTCTTCTCGGCGACGCCCAGCGACGTGTCGAACTCCTCGCCGATGGTGCCGGGCCTCGGCATCGTGCCGTCCTCGCGCGGCTCGCAATCCTGGGGCGATCCAAAGCATCCGTCGGCCGCCGCGCCGGGCAAGCGCCCGCGGCTCACACCCAACCCCGCCATCGCCATCGGCCCCAACGGTGAGGCGATACCCTTCGGCACGCCGGGCGGGGACGTGCAGAGCCAGGCGATGCTTCAGGTGTTCCTGAACCGCACCGTCTTCGGCATGACCCTGCAGGAGTCAGTCGAGGCGCCGCGGCTGGCGAGCTTCAGCTTCCCCGATTCCTTCGAGCCGCACACCTACCTGCCGGGCAAGCTGATGCTCGAGGCGCGGCTGGCGAAGTCGGCAATGGGCCCGCTGCGCCAGCTCGGCCACGACGTCGACGAATGGCAGGACGGCACCTGGCGCGCCGGCGCGGTGTGCATCATCGAGGCCGACGCGAAGAAGGGCTTGCACATCGGCGCCGCCGATCCGCGGCGGGCGTGCTACGCGGTGGGGTGGTAG
- a CDS encoding MaoC family dehydratase N-terminal domain-containing protein, with the protein MSTATRERSFPKITEQGLDVLRGRIGVKIGQTAEPWCHEATRDNIRHYAHGIGDDNPLWCVPEYAARTKFGGIVALPSFLFATSRIISGYVGGLPGVHAMWSGSDWQWHKIVQRNDEITTEAWLKDIVEHQTKFAGRAIQQIYHVDFFNQHGDMVASADSWCFRTERDHAREKGTKYTEVKARAPHRYTEKELADAYSLYREETIRGATPRYWDDVKEGEALPTMLKGPMTVTGFIAYAQGWGGLYIRANKLAWRLIDAHPGTGIANKFGIPDCPERVHWEEEFAHEVGAPGAYDYGPERASWLTHHMTNWMGDDGFLRNASCKIRRHNPAGDMLFINGRVTRRYVENGRHLVAIEQEARNQDDELSILGTGVVELPRKA; encoded by the coding sequence ATGTCGACAGCCACACGCGAACGCAGCTTCCCCAAGATCACCGAGCAGGGCCTCGACGTCCTGCGCGGCCGCATCGGCGTGAAGATCGGCCAGACCGCCGAGCCGTGGTGCCACGAGGCCACGCGCGACAACATCAGGCACTACGCCCACGGCATCGGCGACGACAACCCGCTGTGGTGCGTGCCGGAGTACGCGGCGAGAACGAAGTTCGGCGGCATCGTCGCCCTGCCCAGCTTCCTGTTCGCCACCAGCCGGATCATCTCGGGTTACGTCGGCGGCCTGCCAGGCGTGCATGCGATGTGGTCGGGCTCGGACTGGCAGTGGCACAAGATCGTGCAGCGCAACGACGAGATCACGACCGAGGCCTGGCTCAAGGACATCGTCGAACATCAGACCAAGTTCGCGGGACGCGCCATCCAGCAGATCTACCACGTCGATTTCTTCAACCAGCACGGCGACATGGTGGCCTCGGCCGACAGCTGGTGCTTCCGCACCGAGCGCGACCACGCGCGCGAGAAGGGCACCAAGTACACCGAGGTGAAGGCGCGCGCACCGCACCGCTACACGGAGAAGGAGCTGGCCGACGCCTACAGCCTCTATCGCGAGGAGACCATCAGGGGCGCCACGCCGCGCTACTGGGACGATGTGAAGGAAGGCGAGGCGCTGCCGACCATGCTGAAGGGGCCGATGACGGTGACCGGCTTCATCGCCTACGCGCAAGGCTGGGGCGGCCTCTACATCCGCGCCAACAAGCTGGCCTGGCGCCTGATCGACGCGCATCCCGGTACCGGCATCGCCAACAAGTTCGGCATCCCCGACTGTCCGGAGCGCGTGCACTGGGAGGAGGAGTTCGCGCACGAGGTCGGCGCGCCCGGCGCCTACGATTACGGCCCGGAGCGCGCCTCGTGGCTGACCCATCACATGACCAACTGGATGGGCGACGACGGCTTCCTGCGCAACGCCAGCTGCAAGATCCGCCGCCACAACCCGGCCGGCGACATGCTGTTCATCAACGGCAGGGTGACACGCAGATACGTCGAGAACGGCCGCCATCTCGTGGCCATCGAGCAGGAAGCGCGCAACCAGGACGACGAGCTGTCGATCCTGGGCACGGGCGTCGTGGAGCTGCCGAGAAAGGCCTAG
- a CDS encoding DUF1232 domain-containing protein, with product METVQTEQQRHDTATVQTGFWPKIKLVARRVPFAEDAIAGWYAANDPATPSWVRATLIGALAYFVIPFDAVPDFLAVLGYADDAAVLMAAIKAVGSHITQGHRGRARRWLDSTDLG from the coding sequence ATGGAGACTGTCCAGACCGAGCAGCAGCGGCACGACACGGCCACGGTCCAGACCGGGTTCTGGCCCAAGATCAAGCTGGTCGCCCGCCGCGTGCCCTTCGCCGAGGACGCCATCGCCGGCTGGTACGCCGCCAACGATCCGGCGACGCCCAGCTGGGTGCGCGCCACCCTGATCGGCGCGCTGGCCTATTTCGTGATCCCCTTCGACGCCGTGCCCGACTTCTTGGCCGTGCTGGGCTATGCCGACGATGCCGCGGTGCTGATGGCCGCGATCAAGGCGGTCGGCAGCCACATCACCCAGGGCCATCGCGGCCGGGCGCGGCGCTGGCTGGATTCAACCGACCTGGGCTAG
- a CDS encoding SRPBCC domain-containing protein, translating to MPSIDTSIDIAASPARVWSVLTDFASYPAWNPFITRVAGLPVVGDRLVVTIQPPGRRAMMFRPVVLAATPEVELRWRGRLLMPGLFDGEHVFRLTPADGGCRLDHGEIFTGLLSGLLRGTLPTTRRGFVAMNEALKARAESVAASA from the coding sequence ATGCCTTCGATCGACACATCGATCGACATCGCGGCGTCGCCGGCGCGCGTCTGGTCGGTGCTGACGGATTTCGCGTCCTATCCCGCCTGGAACCCGTTCATCACCCGTGTCGCCGGGCTCCCCGTCGTCGGCGATCGCCTGGTGGTCACCATCCAGCCGCCCGGCCGCAGGGCGATGATGTTCCGCCCGGTGGTGCTGGCGGCGACGCCCGAGGTCGAGCTGCGCTGGCGCGGCCGTCTGCTGATGCCCGGCCTGTTCGACGGCGAGCATGTCTTCCGCCTCACCCCGGCTGACGGTGGCTGTCGGCTCGATCACGGCGAGATCTTCACCGGGCTGCTGTCCGGTCTGCTGCGGGGCACGCTTCCCACAACGCGCCGCGGATTCGTGGCGATGAACGAGGCCCTGAAGGCCCGTGCCGAGAGCGTCGCGGCATCTGCGTGA
- a CDS encoding metallopeptidase family protein, whose product MVPYRSRPPARSFTTAPTLEEIEEIAGEALASIPEDFRRHTANVHIHVDDFPSEDVEQTMGLESPFDILGLYQGVSMAERSVDHVANDLDRIFLYRRPILDYWCETGEDLVHVVRHVLIHEIGHHFGLSDEDMEAIEAQAEQRAGG is encoded by the coding sequence ATGGTACCTTACCGCAGTCGACCGCCTGCGCGCAGCTTCACGACGGCACCCACCCTCGAGGAGATCGAGGAGATCGCCGGCGAGGCGTTGGCGTCGATTCCGGAGGACTTCCGCCGCCACACCGCCAACGTGCACATCCATGTCGACGATTTCCCCAGCGAGGACGTCGAGCAGACCATGGGGCTGGAGAGCCCGTTCGACATCCTCGGCCTGTACCAGGGCGTGTCGATGGCCGAGCGCAGCGTCGATCACGTGGCCAACGACCTCGACCGCATCTTCCTCTACCGAAGGCCGATCCTCGATTACTGGTGCGAGACCGGCGAGGATCTCGTCCACGTCGTGCGCCACGTGCTGATCCACGAGATCGGCCACCATTTCGGTCTGAGCGACGAGGACATGGAAGCCATCGAGGCGCAGGCCGAGCAGCGCGCCGGCGGCTGA
- a CDS encoding 4a-hydroxytetrahydrobiopterin dehydratase → MAAKLDGARRAEALGELKGWSEVAGRDAISRSFKFTDFNAAFAFMTRVALAAEKADHHPEWFNVYNRVDITLSTHDAGGLSERDVALARFIDSVA, encoded by the coding sequence ATGGCAGCGAAGCTCGACGGCGCGCGACGCGCCGAGGCACTGGGTGAGCTGAAGGGCTGGAGCGAGGTCGCCGGCCGCGACGCGATATCGAGATCGTTCAAGTTCACGGACTTCAACGCCGCCTTCGCCTTCATGACGCGCGTGGCCCTGGCGGCGGAGAAGGCGGACCATCATCCCGAATGGTTCAACGTCTACAACCGCGTTGACATCACGCTCTCGACGCACGACGCGGGCGGCCTCAGCGAGCGCGACGTCGCGCTCGCCCGGTTCATCGACTCGGTGGCGTAA
- a CDS encoding CoA transferase subunit B: protein MPWTRDQIAARAAKELQDGFYVNLGIGIPTLVSNYVPETMDVTLQSENGMMGVGPFPLENEVDADIINAGKQTVTEVKGTSYFSSADSFGMIRGGHIDLSILGAMEVAENGDLANWMVPGKMVKGMGGAMDLVAGVRRVVVVMEHVSKDGASKLLAQCSLPLTGQRVVDMVITELGVFSVDKKGSGGVTLVELADDVTVEEVKAKTKAKLTIGIKVAA from the coding sequence ATGCCCTGGACCCGCGACCAGATCGCCGCCCGCGCCGCCAAGGAATTGCAGGACGGGTTCTACGTCAATCTCGGCATCGGCATTCCCACGCTGGTGTCGAACTACGTGCCCGAGACGATGGACGTCACCCTGCAGTCCGAGAACGGCATGATGGGGGTGGGCCCCTTCCCGCTCGAGAACGAGGTCGACGCCGACATCATCAACGCCGGCAAGCAGACCGTCACCGAGGTCAAGGGCACGTCGTATTTCTCCTCGGCCGATTCCTTCGGGATGATCCGCGGCGGGCACATCGACCTGTCGATCCTGGGCGCGATGGAGGTGGCGGAGAACGGCGACCTCGCCAACTGGATGGTGCCGGGCAAGATGGTCAAGGGCATGGGCGGCGCGATGGATCTCGTCGCCGGCGTGCGCCGCGTCGTCGTGGTGATGGAGCACGTCTCGAAGGACGGCGCCTCGAAGCTGCTCGCCCAATGCTCGCTGCCGCTCACCGGCCAGCGCGTCGTCGACATGGTGATCACCGAGCTGGGCGTGTTCAGCGTCGACAAGAAGGGCTCCGGCGGCGTCACCCTGGTCGAGCTCGCCGACGATGTCACGGTCGAGGAGGTCAAGGCCAAGACCAAGGCCAAGCTCACCATCGGCATCAAGGTCGCGGCCTGA
- a CDS encoding CoA transferase subunit A, producing the protein MVNKVYKDAKSALDGLLRDNITVLAGGFGLCGIPEKLIAAIKDSGVKGLTCVSNNAGVDGFGLGLLLETKQIAKMVSSYVGENKLFAQQYLSGELQLEFNPQGTLAERIRAGGAGIPAFFTRTGVGTLVSEGKEIREFDGERYVMERGIVGDLAIVKAWKGDTAGNLIYRKTARNFNPMMATAGKVTVAEVEQLVPAGTLDPDHIHTPGIFVKRIIDGSPHEKRIEQRTIRKA; encoded by the coding sequence ATGGTCAACAAGGTCTACAAGGACGCGAAGTCGGCGCTCGACGGGCTGCTGCGCGACAACATCACCGTGCTGGCCGGCGGCTTCGGGCTGTGCGGCATCCCCGAGAAGCTGATCGCCGCCATCAAGGATTCCGGCGTCAAGGGCCTGACCTGCGTCAGCAACAATGCCGGCGTCGACGGCTTCGGCCTGGGCCTGCTGCTGGAGACCAAGCAGATCGCCAAGATGGTCTCGTCCTATGTCGGCGAGAACAAGCTGTTCGCCCAGCAATACCTCTCGGGCGAGCTGCAGCTCGAGTTCAATCCGCAGGGCACGCTGGCCGAACGCATCCGCGCCGGCGGCGCGGGCATCCCGGCCTTCTTCACCCGGACCGGCGTCGGCACCCTGGTGTCGGAGGGCAAGGAGATCCGCGAGTTCGACGGCGAGCGCTACGTGATGGAGCGCGGCATCGTCGGCGACCTCGCCATCGTCAAGGCGTGGAAGGGCGATACCGCCGGCAATCTGATCTATCGAAAGACCGCCAGGAACTTCAACCCGATGATGGCCACGGCCGGCAAGGTCACCGTCGCCGAGGTCGAGCAGCTCGTGCCCGCCGGCACCTTGGACCCCGACCACATCCACACGCCCGGTATCTTCGTGAAGCGCATCATCGACGGCTCGCCGCACGAGAAGCGCATCGAGCAGCGCACGATTCGCAAGGCTTAA